The proteins below come from a single Chryseobacterium capnotolerans genomic window:
- a CDS encoding sulfite exporter TauE/SafE family protein — protein MVITRKIQIRLNVLFVTIVLLSIVAFSLYELGYFDELQQTLAKDHYIFYWMLLVGVFAEIVAGSMGMGYGVICTTTLMFLNIPPHIVSASIHSAESFTTAAGSISHIKLKNVSKSLVKKLAIPAVIGAIIGAVSLTYFGEYYAKITKTIIAFYTLYLGFQILSNAFKDKQSKALKRKTNLTRLGVIGGFIDSFAGGGWGPLVTGTLIKNAFTPRFAVGSSTVAKFILTITAAVTFFLTLGIQHWNIILGLLIGGIITAPFSAMLTAKLPVKKMFLVIGVLVIVMSSITIYKSVFS, from the coding sequence ATGGTAATTACAAGAAAGATTCAGATAAGACTCAACGTATTGTTTGTAACGATTGTCTTGTTATCAATAGTTGCTTTTTCTCTATATGAACTGGGCTACTTTGATGAGCTGCAGCAGACTTTGGCGAAGGATCATTATATTTTTTACTGGATGCTTCTGGTGGGTGTTTTTGCAGAAATTGTTGCCGGATCAATGGGGATGGGGTATGGTGTAATCTGTACTACCACGTTGATGTTTCTGAATATTCCACCACATATTGTAAGTGCAAGTATTCATTCAGCAGAAAGTTTTACGACAGCTGCGGGAAGTATAAGCCATATTAAACTTAAGAATGTAAGCAAAAGTCTGGTCAAAAAATTGGCCATTCCTGCTGTTATTGGAGCAATTATCGGAGCTGTCAGCCTTACTTATTTTGGAGAATATTACGCAAAGATTACTAAAACGATTATTGCATTTTATACTTTATATCTCGGATTTCAAATTCTGTCCAATGCTTTTAAAGATAAACAGAGCAAAGCCTTGAAAAGGAAAACCAATTTAACAAGGCTTGGGGTGATTGGAGGATTTATAGATTCTTTTGCAGGAGGAGGCTGGGGACCTTTGGTTACGGGAACCCTTATCAAAAATGCTTTTACTCCAAGATTTGCTGTAGGAAGTTCTACTGTTGCCAAATTTATTCTGACCATTACCGCAGCTGTTACCTTTTTCCTTACCCTCGGAATTCAGCATTGGAATATTATTCTGGGGCTTTTAATAGGGGGAATTATTACCGCACCTTTCTCTGCAATGCTTACTGCAAAGCTTCCGGTGAAGAAAATGTTTCTGGTGATTGGGGTTTTGGTGATCGTGATGAGTTCTATAACTATTTATAAATCAGTATTCAGTTAA
- a CDS encoding RrF2 family transcriptional regulator, producing the protein MLSKKSQYAFKALSYLVEKRNEGPVLISEIAEHKKIPLKFLENILLELKKADILDSKKGKGGGYFLRENPEEVKLAKIIRLINGPIAMLPCVSLNFYEKCDDCNEDHCGLHDVLIEVRDASLNILEKKTLMDLVD; encoded by the coding sequence ATGCTATCAAAAAAATCTCAATATGCGTTTAAGGCACTTTCATATCTTGTAGAAAAAAGAAATGAAGGTCCGGTTCTTATTTCCGAAATAGCGGAACACAAAAAGATACCTTTAAAGTTTTTAGAAAATATCCTGCTTGAACTGAAAAAGGCAGATATCCTTGACAGTAAAAAAGGAAAAGGTGGGGGATACTTTTTAAGAGAAAACCCCGAAGAAGTAAAGCTTGCCAAAATTATTCGCCTGATAAACGGCCCCATTGCCATGCTTCCCTGTGTAAGTCTGAACTTCTATGAAAAATGTGATGACTGCAATGAAGATCACTGTGGCTTGCACGATGTATTGATAGAGGTTAGGGATGCTTCCCTTAATATACTTGAGAAAAAAACATTAATGGATCTGGTCGACTGA
- a CDS encoding DUF4268 domain-containing protein, with protein MFSKQEAQQLKKEFWTAFGKSFPRKWILYGTKVKDMAFKFSADNKKVEVSLDIEMKDEIFRNAYYEKIWSLEDILKDFIGEFQKEEHFTLENGKIISRIWVEKNGVSIFNKNTWQEIFEFFYEKMDGFERFYYEYEDFIKDI; from the coding sequence ATGTTCAGTAAACAAGAAGCGCAACAACTCAAAAAGGAATTTTGGACAGCTTTTGGCAAATCTTTTCCAAGAAAATGGATCCTGTATGGCACTAAGGTCAAGGATATGGCATTTAAATTCTCTGCAGATAATAAAAAAGTAGAAGTTTCTCTTGATATCGAAATGAAAGATGAAATTTTTCGTAATGCGTATTATGAAAAAATATGGTCTTTGGAAGATATTTTAAAAGATTTTATTGGTGAGTTCCAAAAAGAAGAGCACTTTACCCTGGAAAACGGCAAGATTATCAGCCGGATTTGGGTAGAAAAAAATGGAGTTTCCATCTTCAATAAAAATACATGGCAGGAAATTTTTGAATTCTTTTATGAAAAAATGGATGGATTCGAAAGATTTTATTATGAATATGAGGATTTTATAAAGGACATATAA
- a CDS encoding DUF2314 domain-containing protein, translating into MEDNPIFWADGDDPQMIEAYRKAQETFKYFWREQSWEYRRIIPGLNVSCVKVMFSEQTESGETNVEHMWINDIGFDGSRVTGYLINEPNILRNVQVGDYIDIPLTEISDWLFAITPSTKKSTGLSKLFSSSAEPLPKAYGGFTIQKMRSDMSSSERKDHDNAWQLDFGDFNDILVVNNQKEEPENLIEHPMSRNMKEDFAQFLQEYPDEIKLIDENGQSLLHRETIAGNLTTVQAALEAGADKTVQSKAGKTALEYAKQLNWEHIIPVLENYS; encoded by the coding sequence ATGGAAGACAATCCTATATTTTGGGCGGATGGGGATGATCCGCAAATGATTGAAGCCTACAGGAAAGCACAGGAAACCTTCAAATATTTTTGGCGTGAACAATCCTGGGAATACAGACGAATAATCCCGGGGCTTAATGTTTCATGTGTAAAAGTAATGTTTTCAGAGCAGACAGAATCAGGAGAAACCAATGTTGAACATATGTGGATCAATGATATTGGTTTTGATGGCAGCAGGGTAACAGGATATCTGATCAACGAGCCTAATATATTAAGAAATGTTCAGGTAGGCGATTACATTGACATTCCTCTTACTGAAATCAGTGACTGGCTTTTTGCCATCACCCCTAGTACAAAGAAATCAACAGGACTTTCCAAGCTATTCTCTTCATCAGCTGAACCTCTTCCAAAAGCATATGGTGGATTTACCATCCAAAAGATGCGTTCGGATATGTCATCTTCAGAAAGAAAAGATCATGACAATGCCTGGCAGCTGGATTTTGGGGATTTCAACGATATTCTTGTGGTTAATAACCAAAAAGAAGAACCCGAAAACCTTATCGAACATCCGATGAGCAGAAATATGAAAGAAGATTTTGCTCAATTCTTACAGGAATATCCGGATGAAATTAAGCTTATTGATGAAAACGGCCAGTCTCTTTTGCACCGGGAAACCATTGCAGGAAACCTAACCACAGTACAAGCTGCACTGGAAGCCGGAGCTGATAAAACAGTGCAATCTAAAGCTGGAAAGACCGCTCTGGAATATGCAAAACAACTGAATTGGGAACATATTATTCCGGTACTGGAAAATTATTCATAA
- a CDS encoding phosphatidylinositol-specific phospholipase C encodes MPTKQHNRFLLQMMDGVSNLRMVITDHSISSGQPWENTPDIIQKSGNTWEIDVQAGRHGTDTVAQWFKSKISGGDAIGCSSNDALPGKLNFAFTCTLSFDYQNRHCEIRDVQIGQGHNSKSENNWWIGSRNLKKISGTYILKTDANTRFNCNVSVSGVNQFYLKLNGSEWMSKLEPNVSLKALSIPGTHDSGTYKISSASFGARCQNYDIRQQLENGIRFLDIRLVNSSNSSDPLDLYHGIISCGVTFGNVLDACQSFLKDHPSETVLMSVNNEKSGQDISDNFIKYLKKYNTLYFQGNTLPNLNETKGKVLFLYRFDLNMGNSGIDKNKVGVRFGTWQDNTTFETTNANGQKFYIEDNYESYDTHKKVKYVQENLERAMQKNANNDAVLYVSFNSIAYGIFHHTPYQYAWGGSGVDPAMNPWLKQYTQYSGKKRLGIIPLDFYNNGGGNPIENGLVDNIIQSNH; translated from the coding sequence ATGCCAACAAAACAACACAACAGATTTCTTCTCCAGATGATGGATGGAGTAAGTAATTTAAGAATGGTCATTACAGATCACAGCATCTCTTCAGGACAACCTTGGGAAAATACACCGGATATTATTCAGAAATCAGGGAATACCTGGGAAATAGACGTTCAGGCTGGAAGACATGGGACAGATACAGTTGCTCAATGGTTCAAAAGTAAAATATCAGGAGGCGATGCCATAGGCTGTAGTTCCAATGATGCTTTGCCGGGGAAACTGAACTTCGCATTTACCTGTACCTTATCATTTGATTATCAGAATAGACATTGCGAAATTCGCGATGTACAGATTGGGCAGGGACACAATTCAAAATCAGAGAATAATTGGTGGATTGGCAGCCGGAATCTGAAAAAAATATCGGGAACCTATATCTTAAAAACTGATGCAAATACACGTTTTAACTGTAATGTTTCAGTCTCTGGTGTGAACCAATTTTATCTTAAATTAAATGGCTCAGAGTGGATGAGTAAACTGGAACCCAATGTTTCGCTGAAAGCTTTAAGCATACCAGGAACACATGATTCCGGAACGTATAAAATTTCTTCTGCCTCATTTGGAGCAAGATGTCAGAATTATGACATTAGGCAACAGCTGGAAAACGGAATTCGTTTTCTGGATATCAGGCTCGTGAATTCATCTAATTCTTCTGATCCGTTAGATCTTTACCACGGCATTATTTCCTGTGGAGTTACTTTTGGAAATGTATTGGATGCTTGCCAGTCATTTTTAAAAGATCATCCCTCTGAAACTGTTTTAATGTCTGTAAACAATGAAAAAAGCGGCCAGGATATTTCTGATAATTTTATCAAATATCTTAAAAAATACAATACTCTTTACTTTCAGGGAAATACCCTTCCTAACTTAAATGAAACCAAAGGAAAAGTTCTCTTTCTATACAGGTTTGATCTGAATATGGGAAATTCAGGGATTGATAAAAACAAAGTAGGAGTGAGGTTTGGAACATGGCAGGATAACACTACTTTTGAAACGACGAATGCCAATGGGCAGAAATTCTATATCGAAGATAATTACGAAAGTTATGATACTCACAAAAAGGTAAAGTACGTACAGGAGAATCTGGAACGGGCCATGCAGAAAAATGCTAATAACGATGCTGTTTTGTATGTAAGCTTTAACAGTATTGCCTATGGAATATTTCACCATACACCTTACCAATATGCCTGGGGTGGCTCGGGGGTTGATCCGGCTATGAATCCTTGGTTGAAACAGTATACACAGTATTCAGGAAAGAAAAGATTGGGAATCATTCCGCTTGATTTTTATAATAATGGAGGTGGAAATCCCATTGAAAATGGATTGGTTGACAATATTATCCAATCCAATCATTAA
- a CDS encoding serine hydrolase domain-containing protein: protein MKNYSTSAYHKVQDSLDVEINKIYLQGNFNGFSVAIVNDQSTLYQKGFGFSDVNEKKPYTLNTIQNIASVSKTLVGIALLKAQELGKLKLDDPIQKYVPFKIVNPNFPQSSITISQLASHTSSILDNEFYLSKNYFLKPNQNLNGAKLNFDDEQLFNPSDSIITMSAFLENVLAEHGKWNTNSFSSYSPGTMYEYSNVGTALAAFIVERATGQEFSMFTKEYILKPLQMNDSGWKFEEIQLSKFSKLYENPKTVLPYYLSATYPDGGFITNISDLSKYLTELIKGYNGKGTILSQKSYKEYFTPQLSAANFTERNTQNPYSESYNVGIFIGFGYTGYIGHTGGDPGVMSMLFFDPKNNMGRIMIFNTNFSDKKGNDAFYGIWNVLEKYQILLNKKNNQSNDRQY, encoded by the coding sequence ATGAAAAACTATTCAACTTCTGCTTATCATAAAGTTCAAGATTCTTTAGATGTGGAAATCAACAAAATATATCTACAAGGAAATTTTAATGGTTTTTCAGTTGCTATTGTTAATGATCAATCCACTCTTTATCAGAAAGGATTTGGCTTTTCAGATGTGAATGAAAAGAAACCTTACACCCTCAATACCATTCAAAATATTGCTTCTGTTTCTAAAACACTGGTTGGAATCGCTCTACTGAAAGCTCAGGAATTGGGTAAACTGAAATTGGATGATCCCATACAGAAGTATGTGCCATTTAAAATTGTGAATCCTAATTTTCCTCAGAGCTCCATAACCATTAGCCAACTGGCTTCTCATACTTCTTCTATTCTGGATAATGAATTTTATTTATCTAAAAACTATTTTCTAAAGCCAAACCAAAATCTGAATGGAGCAAAGCTTAATTTTGATGATGAACAGCTATTCAACCCTTCAGATTCTATCATTACAATGTCTGCTTTCTTAGAAAATGTTCTTGCAGAACATGGAAAATGGAATACTAACAGCTTTTCCTCTTATTCACCTGGAACGATGTATGAATATTCCAATGTAGGAACTGCTTTAGCCGCTTTTATTGTTGAACGAGCAACCGGACAGGAGTTTAGTATGTTTACCAAAGAATATATTCTGAAACCTTTACAAATGAATGATTCAGGATGGAAATTTGAAGAGATTCAGTTGTCTAAATTCTCAAAGCTTTATGAAAATCCTAAAACGGTTCTGCCTTATTACCTTTCTGCTACTTACCCTGACGGAGGATTTATCACCAATATTTCTGATTTAAGTAAATATTTAACTGAATTAATCAAAGGATACAATGGAAAAGGCACAATTTTGAGTCAGAAAAGCTATAAGGAATACTTTACTCCTCAATTGAGTGCCGCTAATTTTACTGAAAGAAATACACAAAATCCTTACAGCGAATCTTACAATGTTGGTATATTCATCGGATTTGGTTACACCGGTTATATCGGCCATACAGGAGGTGATCCAGGTGTAATGTCCATGCTGTTTTTTGATCCTAAAAACAACATGGGGAGAATTATGATCTTCAACACCAATTTTTCAGATAAGAAAGGGAATGATGCTTTTTATGGAATATGGAATGTGTTGGAGAAATATCAGATACTTTTGAATAAGAAAAATAATCAAAGTAATGATAGGCAATATTAA
- the gldG gene encoding gliding motility-associated ABC transporter substrate-binding protein GldG → MKKINAKSPLGIFLIAIIPLVIILTYSGIRLDLTKEKRYTLSENTIKVLESVKKPLTVEVYLEGDFPASFKQLQGETKFMLEEFRKINPKIDFKFIDPLRPKIPEDSLAAMGMQASYLPDSKDGKFTQITIYPYAVIRYNKTGVSLPLIVQQTGIDADQQLTRSIEGLEYNLVSNIKNIATDKRKKVGVLINQDELSPDEFQGFMQLALENYDAGPIIPKNQVELSIEDMPLLKQMSALVIAKPRKAFTDNEKVILDQYIMNGGKTLWMIDAVNAEMDTLTRSKKVMPFPVDINMTDFFFNYGLRINNALVKDVKKYALLKLVTGEVSGNPQFTSLPWPYFPLGIAENNNPITRNINPVKFEFPTSIDTLGGRKNIKTKVLFESSERTLLKQVPNYVDLKEIATVDSLGQMEKPSTPKIFAVALEGKFNSAYASRIERKSYPGFKAESPENKMIVIADGDIGRNKVIKGKPLPLGVDMLTNEQFGNEQFLRNALDYLLDDSNLMELRNRNIEERLLDRHRIEEEKTNWQWLNLLLPLMVIGLIGGLFFWLRKKKFG, encoded by the coding sequence ATGAAGAAGATCAATGCTAAATCTCCGTTGGGAATTTTCTTAATTGCGATTATCCCTTTGGTTATTATTCTTACCTATTCAGGAATAAGACTAGACCTAACAAAAGAAAAAAGATATACCCTTTCTGAGAATACCATTAAAGTACTGGAATCCGTTAAAAAGCCTTTGACTGTAGAGGTTTATCTTGAAGGTGATTTTCCGGCAAGCTTTAAACAGCTTCAGGGAGAAACGAAATTCATGCTGGAAGAATTCAGAAAAATTAATCCAAAAATTGATTTCAAGTTCATCGATCCATTAAGACCTAAAATCCCGGAAGACAGTTTAGCTGCGATGGGAATGCAGGCATCTTATCTGCCGGATTCTAAGGATGGAAAATTCACTCAGATCACCATTTATCCGTATGCTGTGATCAGGTATAATAAAACAGGAGTTTCTCTTCCTTTGATTGTACAGCAGACAGGAATAGATGCAGATCAGCAGCTTACCAGATCTATTGAAGGATTGGAATACAATCTGGTTTCAAATATCAAAAATATTGCTACTGATAAAAGGAAAAAAGTAGGAGTGCTGATCAATCAGGATGAATTAAGTCCGGATGAGTTCCAGGGATTCATGCAATTAGCATTAGAGAATTATGATGCTGGTCCTATTATTCCTAAAAATCAGGTGGAACTTAGTATTGAAGACATGCCTTTATTGAAGCAGATGAGTGCTTTAGTCATTGCAAAACCAAGAAAAGCCTTTACAGATAACGAGAAAGTAATCCTTGACCAATATATTATGAATGGCGGGAAAACGCTTTGGATGATTGATGCTGTAAATGCTGAAATGGATACCCTGACAAGATCTAAAAAAGTAATGCCTTTCCCGGTGGATATCAATATGACTGATTTCTTTTTCAATTACGGATTAAGAATCAATAATGCATTGGTGAAGGATGTAAAGAAATATGCACTGCTGAAGCTGGTAACAGGAGAGGTAAGTGGAAACCCTCAGTTTACAAGTCTGCCTTGGCCTTATTTTCCTCTTGGAATTGCTGAAAATAATAACCCGATTACCAGAAATATCAACCCTGTAAAATTTGAATTCCCGACTTCTATTGATACATTGGGTGGAAGAAAGAATATTAAAACAAAAGTTCTTTTCGAATCCAGTGAAAGAACATTGCTAAAACAGGTTCCGAATTATGTTGATTTGAAAGAAATTGCCACTGTAGACAGTCTTGGACAAATGGAGAAACCAAGCACTCCGAAGATCTTTGCCGTAGCATTGGAAGGGAAATTTAATTCAGCATACGCTTCAAGGATTGAAAGAAAATCGTATCCCGGCTTTAAAGCAGAAAGTCCTGAAAATAAAATGATCGTGATTGCAGACGGAGATATAGGACGTAATAAAGTCATCAAAGGAAAACCGCTTCCATTAGGAGTAGATATGCTGACGAATGAACAGTTTGGAAATGAGCAGTTTCTTAGAAATGCTTTAGACTATCTCTTGGATGACAGCAATTTGATGGAATTGAGAAACCGAAATATCGAAGAAAGACTTCTCGACAGACACAGAATAGAAGAAGAGAAAACCAACTGGCAATGGCTGAATTTATTGCTCCCATTGATGGTTATTGGTCTTATCGGAGGATTATTCTTCTGGCTTAGAAAGAAGAAATTTGGATAG
- a CDS encoding ABC transporter permease, protein MIAILKKELWSYFGNWSAWVIIAAFSLIGTLFLFFFDNDSNIFEIGAASLQSYFVLVPWLLMFIIPALSMKTFAEEQQTGTLNWLFSQPLKVSELVTGKFLSVWIVGILCLIPSLVYLYTVYVLGVPEGNIDLGMTFGSYIGLIILIAGFSGIGILASSLSQNQIMAYLLGVFMCFIMYFGIEQLASYKLLGGADFILQNIGFYQHFLGFTRGLIDLKDVAYFILTISASLVLSNHFINKKK, encoded by the coding sequence ATGATTGCAATTTTAAAGAAAGAACTTTGGAGTTACTTTGGAAACTGGAGTGCGTGGGTGATTATTGCCGCTTTCAGTTTAATAGGGACTCTATTTTTGTTCTTTTTCGACAACGATTCTAATATTTTTGAGATCGGGGCAGCTTCGCTGCAAAGCTATTTTGTGTTGGTCCCATGGCTTTTAATGTTCATTATTCCGGCACTTTCCATGAAAACTTTTGCTGAAGAGCAACAAACAGGAACTCTAAATTGGTTGTTTTCACAGCCATTAAAAGTTTCAGAACTGGTAACAGGAAAATTCCTGTCTGTATGGATTGTAGGTATTTTATGCCTGATACCGTCTCTAGTTTACCTTTACACGGTCTATGTTCTTGGAGTTCCGGAAGGCAATATTGATTTGGGAATGACCTTTGGAAGTTATATTGGACTGATTATTTTAATCGCAGGTTTTTCAGGAATCGGAATTTTAGCTTCTTCATTATCACAGAACCAGATCATGGCTTATCTGCTAGGCGTTTTCATGTGCTTTATTATGTATTTCGGAATCGAGCAGCTGGCTAGCTATAAATTATTAGGCGGAGCAGATTTTATCCTTCAGAATATAGGGTTTTACCAACATTTCCTTGGGTTTACAAGAGGTCTTATAGATCTGAAAGATGTAGCTTATTTTATTCTGACCATCAGTGCGTCATTAGTATTGTCTAATCATTTTATTAACAAAAAGAAGTAG
- a CDS encoding CopD family protein: protein MLYTIIKALHIIFMVSYFAGIFYLVRLFVYYKDTDEFSEEKKKILREQYTFMARRLWNIITVPAGVIMAVCGLVMIFLNPGLMKMGWFHLKLTFLIGLAIYHYWCWKKVLKLKALNGNTLETANIKLRQANEIATFILFLVVFTVILKSMAIEYWWQLITGFFVLVFLIMMTVKLVNKNKKNK from the coding sequence ATGCTTTACACAATCATCAAAGCGCTGCACATTATTTTTATGGTAAGTTATTTTGCGGGAATTTTTTATCTCGTAAGACTCTTTGTTTACTATAAGGATACTGATGAATTTTCTGAAGAAAAAAAGAAAATTCTGAGGGAGCAGTATACATTTATGGCCAGAAGGCTGTGGAATATTATCACCGTGCCTGCGGGAGTTATCATGGCAGTATGCGGACTGGTTATGATTTTTCTGAATCCGGGTCTAATGAAAATGGGATGGTTTCATTTAAAGCTGACTTTCCTGATTGGGCTAGCCATATATCACTATTGGTGCTGGAAAAAGGTGTTGAAACTAAAAGCATTGAACGGAAATACGTTGGAAACAGCCAACATCAAACTTAGGCAGGCCAATGAAATTGCTACATTTATTTTGTTTCTTGTAGTGTTTACTGTAATCCTGAAATCTATGGCAATTGAATATTGGTGGCAATTAATTACAGGATTTTTCGTTCTTGTATTTCTGATTATGATGACTGTAAAACTTGTTAATAAGAATAAAAAAAACAAATAA
- the kbl gene encoding glycine C-acetyltransferase, translated as MISEKYLQHLQNELQNIENDGLFKRERIITSQQSAEIEANGKKLLNFCANNYLGLSNNPEVMKASQDMIQSHGYGMSSVRFICGTQDIHKDLEKKIADFLGLEDTILYAAAFDANGGVFEPLFTEEDAIISDELNHASIIDGVRLCKAARYRYKNNNMADLEAQLIAASEKNHRFKIIVTDGVFSMDGIVADLKGVCDLADKYDALVMVDDSHATGFIGKTGRGTHEANEVMGRVDIITSTLGKALGGALGGFTSGKKEIIDMLRQRSRPYLFSNSLAPGIVGAALKVLNMISDDTSLRDKVMENAEYFRAEMKAKGFDIPDGDAAIVPVMLYDAPLSQKMAEKLMDEGIYVIGFFYPVVPKGKARIRVQLSAAHTKEHLDKAIAAFEKVGKELGVIS; from the coding sequence ATGATTTCTGAAAAATATCTTCAACATTTACAGAACGAACTTCAAAATATTGAGAATGACGGTCTTTTCAAAAGAGAAAGAATCATCACTTCTCAACAAAGTGCAGAAATTGAAGCCAACGGGAAAAAGCTTTTGAACTTTTGTGCCAATAATTATCTTGGATTATCCAACAATCCGGAGGTAATGAAGGCTTCTCAGGATATGATCCAGTCTCACGGTTACGGAATGTCATCTGTACGTTTTATCTGTGGAACTCAGGATATTCACAAAGATTTGGAGAAAAAAATCGCTGATTTCTTAGGACTTGAAGATACGATTCTTTATGCTGCGGCTTTTGATGCCAATGGAGGTGTTTTTGAACCTTTATTTACAGAAGAAGATGCTATTATTTCAGATGAACTGAACCACGCTTCAATTATTGATGGTGTGCGTCTTTGTAAAGCGGCAAGATATCGTTATAAGAATAATAATATGGCTGATCTTGAAGCTCAGTTAATTGCTGCCTCAGAAAAAAATCACCGTTTCAAAATTATCGTAACGGATGGGGTTTTCTCAATGGATGGTATTGTTGCAGACCTAAAAGGAGTTTGTGACCTTGCGGACAAGTATGATGCTTTGGTAATGGTTGATGACTCTCATGCAACAGGCTTTATTGGAAAAACAGGAAGAGGAACTCATGAGGCTAATGAAGTAATGGGGAGAGTAGATATTATTACTTCTACATTAGGAAAAGCTTTAGGTGGAGCTTTAGGAGGATTTACTTCCGGTAAAAAAGAGATCATCGATATGTTGAGACAACGTTCTCGTCCTTATTTATTTTCCAATTCATTAGCACCAGGAATAGTGGGTGCTGCTTTGAAGGTGCTAAATATGATTTCTGATGATACTTCACTTCGTGATAAGGTAATGGAAAATGCAGAGTATTTCAGAGCAGAAATGAAAGCGAAAGGTTTTGATATTCCTGATGGAGATGCTGCTATTGTTCCGGTAATGCTGTATGACGCACCACTTTCTCAGAAAATGGCAGAAAAATTAATGGACGAAGGAATCTACGTAATTGGATTTTTCTATCCGGTGGTACCAAAAGGAAAAGCAAGAATCAGAGTTCAGTTATCTGCGGCTCATACCAAAGAACATTTGGATAAAGCAATTGCTGCTTTTGAAAAGGTAGGAAAAGAATTGGGAGTGATCTCTTAA
- a CDS encoding cupin-like domain-containing protein codes for MQLIPVKKTKKLISRSFINNHMKPQIPIIIEDFVDPESPAFKKWNYEYFKEIAGSQKVDIYGSEMDSMDRVASQPIAQTTFSEYLDLIDSTPTEHRLFLFNLLSIKPELKNDLIYNDVTNGKILKWLPFMFFGGQGSATRNHIDIDMSHVFITQFEGIKRIWLFPWEQSDLMYKLPYNFHSLPNIKTPDYRQYPALLYLNGYEAVLHPGETLYIPSGWWHYIQYETGGYSVSVRALPSSFLEKWRGFKNLVITRNFDNIMRNIFKEKWFRYKVKAAKRRGTKAFKKQKAFSSESFLYSVMYKLNL; via the coding sequence ATGCAATTGATTCCGGTAAAGAAAACAAAGAAACTCATTTCAAGAAGCTTTATAAATAACCACATGAAACCTCAGATTCCTATTATTATCGAAGACTTTGTAGATCCTGAAAGCCCGGCTTTCAAAAAGTGGAACTATGAATATTTCAAGGAAATAGCAGGCAGTCAAAAAGTAGATATCTACGGCAGTGAAATGGATTCTATGGACAGAGTGGCCAGCCAGCCTATTGCACAGACTACTTTCTCTGAGTATCTTGACCTGATAGACTCCACTCCTACTGAGCATCGATTATTTTTATTTAATTTACTCAGTATAAAGCCTGAACTGAAAAATGATCTCATCTATAACGATGTTACGAATGGTAAAATATTAAAATGGCTGCCGTTTATGTTCTTCGGAGGTCAGGGCTCTGCTACCCGAAATCATATTGATATTGACATGTCTCATGTTTTCATCACCCAGTTCGAGGGAATTAAAAGAATCTGGCTTTTCCCTTGGGAACAATCTGATCTTATGTATAAATTACCTTATAATTTCCATAGTCTGCCTAATATAAAAACTCCGGACTACAGACAATATCCTGCGTTACTCTATTTAAATGGATATGAAGCGGTCCTACATCCTGGTGAAACACTTTATATTCCTTCCGGATGGTGGCATTATATACAGTATGAAACCGGAGGATATTCTGTATCGGTAAGGGCATTACCTTCAAGTTTTCTTGAAAAATGGCGTGGCTTTAAAAACCTGGTCATTACAAGAAATTTTGATAATATTATGCGAAATATCTTTAAAGAAAAATGGTTCAGGTATAAGGTCAAAGCAGCAAAGAGAAGAGGTACGAAAGCTTTCAAAAAACAAAAAGCTTTCTCATCTGAAAGCTTTTTATATTCTGTTATGTATAAACTTAATCTTTAA